DNA sequence from the Methylomonas albis genome:
TGCTGCTATTTCAGAGGGTAAATGAGAACAAGGATTGTAGCGGTCCTTAACCAGAAGGGCGGGGTCGGAAAAACCACAACCTCAGTAAATTTGACCCATGCGCTAGCAAAATTGGGTAAAAAAATTACGGTGATAGACTTTGATCCGCAGAGCCATTTGGCTGTGTCGCTAGGTGTGGTTGACCGGCAAAAAGGCGGGATTGATGAGGTGTTGCTGGAGGGGTGCAGTCTCGCGAGGCAATTAATGCCGGTAAGAAAAAATCTCAATTTGGTAATTGCCGGCCCGCGCTTGCAGGAAATCGAACAATTAGTGGATGGAGGCGCTAGGCGCAGCGATCTTCTGCGCAAGGCTTTGCATGAGGGTAATCGTGATGAAGATTTTATCTTTATAGATTGCCCTCCTTCATCCGGCGTGTTGGTGGCGAATGCCTTGTTTGCCGCCGACGAAATATTGGTGCCGATGACTAGTGACTATTTGGCCCTACAAGGTCTGTCGCATTTGATGGGAACCATCAAAAAGTTTGAAAACGCCTTGAAAAGACCTTATAAATTTTCTCTGGTCATGTCCCGATATATACCGACCAGACGCATTTCAAAAGACGTGTTGAGTGTGATACAAAAATATTTCCCCGGCCAAATTTTGGCTACGACAATTCGGGAAACAGCCTTACTTGCCGAATGCCCTAGTTTTGGCAAAACCATTTTTGAGTATCGCCCCGGGTGTCGTTCCGCAAGAGATTTTACGGCACTTGCTAAAGACTTTTTGGAAGGGAGAATGATGTAATGGCGGAAAAAGATGACGATAGTTTGATCGGTTACGATCCTTTGGCCTGGATGCATGGCTCCGATTTCAATCATGACGCACAAAAACTCGAAGTTGAAAAATTGGAATCAGATAGCTCAACAGAATTTGTCAGCTCGATAGACGAAGTCCTAAATCCAGAAATTGACCAGGCTCAAACGCCGGCCATTGTCTCTGAGTCATCCACGTCCGAAAGCGAGAGAGCGCTTTTGGTGTTGGAGCCGGTGCTGAATATCCAGAATGTCGCGGCTCTGCACCAAAGCCTGATGCAGATGCTCAGTAATTTTGATGCTATTGATATCGATGCCTCTACCGTGACAATGATAGATACCGCGACCTTGCAACTGTTATTGATTTTAAAGCAAACGGCAATTGGCTTAGAGAAATCCATATCGATCGATTTCCCTTCCGATAAGTTTATTGCCGCGGCAGAGCTGTTGGGAATTGCCGAAATGTTGGAAGTCGATCAAGCTGCATCCGGCTTCTTTTAATGGGGCGACAACCCAAAACACAATGAAAGAAAAAGCGCGCGAGTTTGAATATACCCAAGCGGATTTTGACGTTCTAAGAAAAATATCCAACCAACATTCCGGGATCTTGGTACCGGACGATAAATTCGATATGTTTTATTCGAGATTGTCGAAACGGGTCCGTATGTTGGGGCTCACCAGTTTCAAACAGTATTGTCACTATTTGAAAAATAATCCGGATAGTGAATTTACCGAATTTATTAATGCCGTTACCACTAACCTTACTTCGTTTTTTCGCGAAAACCATCATTTTGAATATTTAAGTAAGACAGTTGTGCCGGGATTGCTTAAAAAAAACGCCGCCCATAAAAAAATTAAAGTTTGGTCTGCGGGCTGCTCAACGGGAGAAGAGCCTTATTCTTTGGCTATGACCTTGAAGGAAAGCGTCCCGGCTGATTGGACTATAAGTATTCTTGCTACGGATCTTGATACCAATGTTTTGGCCTCTGCCGCGGCAGGCGTTTATCCGGCTGATCGCGTAACAGGAATAACCGAGCAACGTCTCAAAGACTGGTTTCAAAAAGGTACGGGCGGGCAAGCGAACAAGGTACGAGTTAAGCCTGATTTGAAAGAGTTAATAGAGTTTAAACAACTGAATTTGATGCAGGAATGGCCGTTAAAGGGGTATTTTGATTTTATTTTTTGTCGCAATGTCTTGATCTATTTTGATCGGGAAACCAAGGTAATGTTAGCGAATCGGTACTGTGGTTTATTGGAGGAGGGTTCGTATTTGTTTATCGGGCATTCCGAATCTTTGCACCAGCTTGATACCGGATTCAGTTTGATAGGTAACACCATCTATAGGAAGTCGACTAAGTGAGTTATATACGGGATGTCGAAAAAGCGCATATTCCCGGCTTTGAAAATGTCAACCGTTATTGGGATCAAGAAAATCAGATTGTGGCGGCAAAATTGATGCCCGGCGATTACTACGTCACCAAACAGGATGAAATGATTACCACCGTGCTGGGTTCCTGTGTGGCTGCATGTATACGGGATGTGGTTGCCGGCGTGGGCGGCATGAACCATTTTATGTTGCCGGAGACCAGTAAAAGCCGGTTGACCGACTGGGATGAAGGCGTGGTTGGCAACGCCTTGCGTTATGGCAATTACGCGATGGAGCATTTGATTAACTCTATTTTGCAAAATGGTGGGAAGCGTAAAAACTTGGAAGTAAAGTTGTTTGGCGGCGGCAAAATTGTTGCTACCTTGGGTGACGTTGGGGCCAGAAACATTCAATTTGTTTTGGATTATGTGGATGCCGAGGCATTGAATCTGGTTTCACAGGATTTGGGCGATATTTATCCGCGTAAGGTGAATTTCTTTCCGCAAACCGGACGGGTCAGAATGAAAAAAATTAAAGACCTGCATAATCAAACTATCTTCATACGCGAGAAACAATACAGTTCGAGTATCAAGGATGCACCGGTTGAAGGTAGCATAGAGCTATTTTAGGAAGCCAGGATGACAAAGATTAAGCTATTAATAGTTGACGACTCGGCATTGATTCGGCAAATGCTAACCCAGATTTTCAATGAGGCGGGTGATATTGAAGTCGTCGGCACGGCAAGTGATCCGATTATTGCCCGGGAAAAAATTAAGGCATTGAACCCGGATGTTTTGACGCTTGATGTAGAAATGCCGCGAATGGACGGGCTTACTTTTTTAAGAAATCTGATGCGACTACGGCCTATGCCGGTGGTCATGATTTCGACCTTGACCGAGAAAGGCGCTGAGGTGACGCTGGACGCATTGGCCCTAGGAGCCGTTGATTTTGTGGCCAAGCCAAAGGTCGATGTATCCCAAGGCTTGCGAGCCTATGCCGATGAGATTGTCGGCAAAATCAGAATGGCCGCGCAGGCTAAAGTTAAAGCATTGGAAACCAATAGAGCTAATGTCTCAGCTGTGAGCTCGGTGAATGAGACTGCGAATATTGGAATGAAAAGACATTTCAAAACAACTCATAAAATTGTGGCGTTGGGTTCGTCAACAGGGGGCACGGAGGCTGTTAAGCAAGTGATAAAAAATCTGCCCAGAACGGCTCCCGCTATTGTGATTTCACAACATTTGCCGCTTGCCTTCAGTGCGTCGTTTGCCAAACATGTGGACGAGGCGTCCGAGATGACTGCTTGTGTGGCGAGCGACGGACAACTGATATTGCCCGGACATATCTATATAGCGCCCGGTGATCAACACCTAATAGTAGTGAGGGATGGCGCACGCTATGCTTGTCGCCTTAACGATGGTCCACCTGTAAACCGGCATAAACCTTCCGTGGATGTAATGTTCCGATCAGTTGCCGAGAATGTCGGTAGCAATGCGATCGGCGTGATGCTGACCGGGATGGGGGCGGATGGTGCAAAAGCTATGCTGGAGATGCGTGAAGCCGGGGCAACTAACATAGTGCAGGATGAAGCCTCCAGTATAGTCTGGGGGATGCCTGGCGAAGCCTACAAGTTGGGGGCCGCGCATCATGTGTTATCCTTGGAGAAGATAGCTGAAAAAATCCTGGCCCTGGTAGATTGAATTTATGCTGCAGTTCCTCAAAAACAACGCGCTACTTGTGTCGTTAACACTGGTCGTTTTGTTCTTGCCGTTGTTTTTCCCCATTACGTTGGTTTATTGGTTAACGACGCCAGTTTTGATCATATTGTGGATGGTTAAAACATTTCGTGCGCAACGGGCGGGAGTATCGGCTTCGGCAAATAGTAGCGAGCAAAGCGAAGCCGAACTAGCGGGCGCGATTGATGCTTATTTGTTGCATCTGCATGATTGTATTGATCAGGAAGCATCTTACTTTCGCGCAGAGTTAGAGCAGCTGAAATCCATGCTCGCGGATGCGGTCAATACGATGTCCAATAGTTTCAATAGTTTAGTTGGTTTGACATCCGGACAGTCGTCGATAGTCTGCTCATTGGTGACTGACTTGGAAGGAAGCACAGACAAGGGGCGCGGCAGTCTTAATTTCTCTAGCTTTGCGCAGGAAACCGATGATGTGCTGCAGTTTTTCATCGACCATATTTTGCAAATCAGTAAGCAAAGCATGGAAATGGTTGGTGTGATTAACGATGTGGGTGGGCATATGGCTCATGTTGAAAAATTGTTGGGCGATGTGCAAAGGATTGCCGATCAGACCAATTTGTTGGCACTGAACGCTGCTATAGAAGCGGCCAGAGCGGGTGAGGCCGGTCGAGGCTTCGCTGTGGTTGCGGGAGAAGTACGGAATTTGTCGAAAAACTCCGATAAGTTTAGCGAAGAAATCAAGCTAGTGGTAAAAGCCTCCAAGGATAATATTCGAAATGCGCAGGCTATGATTGAAAGCATGGCCTCCAAAGATATGAATGTGGCGATTAGCTCTAAGGCCAGTATCAACAAGATGATGGCTGATATTGCTGTCATTAATGCCAATATCACCAGCAATGTTGGCGAGATCTCACAATTGACTAACAAAATTGAGGCCAGTGTGGGCAACGCAGTGAGAGGTTTGCAATTTGAGGATATGGCCCGGCAATTGATTGAATATTTGCAATTCAATTTACAGCATTTTGATTCGCTCTCCGACGAGGTAAGTATAGGTTTGGGTGCGTTTAAAACGGGGAGCGACTCAAGTTGGCGTGACCAATTGTTGCAAGGTACTAATCGCTTGAAAATCATGAAGCAGCAGTGGCAAGTCAGAAAATCGAATATTGTTTCCCAGTCTTCCATGGATGAAGGTGATGTGGATCTGTTTTAGTAAAGGCCAGGGGGTAACATGATAAGTTTTGAGGATAACAGGCATGGGAATTGAGGCAAAAGTGGATGCTGGGGTGCTGTCCATTAGAATAAACGGTCGGTTCGACTTTGGTGTACACAATGAATTTCGCGAAGCGACTAAGTTTGTCGACAGTGGCATAAAACTGGTAGAAGTCGATTTGAACGGTACAGACTATTTAGATAGCTCCGCCTTAGGCATGTTATTGGTGCTGCGAGACAAAGTGGCTGGCGATAAGTCGGCAATACGGATTAAAAATTCGCGTACCGAAGTGAAAAAAATTCTGGAAATCGCTAATTTCGATAAATTGTTTACACTGTCCTGAGCAATCCCGCTTTTTTTTAATTTATCTAATGGCGCAATTGAACCAGCCTCGTGTCATGTTGCCGCCAAAACTCTATGAATCAACAGACTGATTTTTCCGGTTCCGATTTCATTCGGAATTTTTTCCAGCGATTTCTGCCCAATTCCCAAGTGGTTTCCCTTGCCATCGTCTTGCTGGGTGGCTTTTTACTGATATATGGTTTGCTGGACTTGTTGATGCCGGTTTTTGTGGCGATTGTGTTGGCTTACTTACTGGAAGGGCTGGTGGTTAAAGCCGAACAACGCCAAATGGGCCGCTTGATTTCGGTGCATCTGGTGTTCTTTGCGTTTATGGCAGTGCTGGGTTTTGTGTTGTTTGTGTTGGTGCCCATGGTGTCCGAGCAAACAGTGCAACTCGTTCAGCATATTCCCGAGATTGTTTCCCGCGCCCAATTGGAAATCATGCGTTTTCCTGAGCGTCACCCCGAGTTGATCTCAGACGCTCGCGTCCGCGAGATCATGTACTCCATCCAGAAAGATTTGCTTAAGTACGGGCAGGATCTGATTTCCGGTTCTGCTCAATCGTTCGTGGGATTGGTTGCAGTGATCGTCTATTTGTTTCTGGTCCCGCTGATGGTATTTTTTTTCCTGAAAGACAAACAGGTACTGTTAGGTTGGTTTGTGCAGTTTTTGCCGAAGGACACCAGTCTTAGTTTGCGAGTATGGCATGAAG
Encoded proteins:
- a CDS encoding ParA family protein translates to MRTRIVAVLNQKGGVGKTTTSVNLTHALAKLGKKITVIDFDPQSHLAVSLGVVDRQKGGIDEVLLEGCSLARQLMPVRKNLNLVIAGPRLQEIEQLVDGGARRSDLLRKALHEGNRDEDFIFIDCPPSSGVLVANALFAADEILVPMTSDYLALQGLSHLMGTIKKFENALKRPYKFSLVMSRYIPTRRISKDVLSVIQKYFPGQILATTIRETALLAECPSFGKTIFEYRPGCRSARDFTALAKDFLEGRMM
- a CDS encoding STAS domain-containing protein, translated to MAEKDDDSLIGYDPLAWMHGSDFNHDAQKLEVEKLESDSSTEFVSSIDEVLNPEIDQAQTPAIVSESSTSESERALLVLEPVLNIQNVAALHQSLMQMLSNFDAIDIDASTVTMIDTATLQLLLILKQTAIGLEKSISIDFPSDKFIAAAELLGIAEMLEVDQAASGFF
- a CDS encoding CheR family methyltransferase; protein product: MKEKAREFEYTQADFDVLRKISNQHSGILVPDDKFDMFYSRLSKRVRMLGLTSFKQYCHYLKNNPDSEFTEFINAVTTNLTSFFRENHHFEYLSKTVVPGLLKKNAAHKKIKVWSAGCSTGEEPYSLAMTLKESVPADWTISILATDLDTNVLASAAAGVYPADRVTGITEQRLKDWFQKGTGGQANKVRVKPDLKELIEFKQLNLMQEWPLKGYFDFIFCRNVLIYFDRETKVMLANRYCGLLEEGSYLFIGHSESLHQLDTGFSLIGNTIYRKSTK
- the cheD gene encoding chemoreceptor glutamine deamidase CheD; this encodes MSYIRDVEKAHIPGFENVNRYWDQENQIVAAKLMPGDYYVTKQDEMITTVLGSCVAACIRDVVAGVGGMNHFMLPETSKSRLTDWDEGVVGNALRYGNYAMEHLINSILQNGGKRKNLEVKLFGGGKIVATLGDVGARNIQFVLDYVDAEALNLVSQDLGDIYPRKVNFFPQTGRVRMKKIKDLHNQTIFIREKQYSSSIKDAPVEGSIELF
- a CDS encoding protein-glutamate methylesterase/protein-glutamine glutaminase; the encoded protein is MTKIKLLIVDDSALIRQMLTQIFNEAGDIEVVGTASDPIIAREKIKALNPDVLTLDVEMPRMDGLTFLRNLMRLRPMPVVMISTLTEKGAEVTLDALALGAVDFVAKPKVDVSQGLRAYADEIVGKIRMAAQAKVKALETNRANVSAVSSVNETANIGMKRHFKTTHKIVALGSSTGGTEAVKQVIKNLPRTAPAIVISQHLPLAFSASFAKHVDEASEMTACVASDGQLILPGHIYIAPGDQHLIVVRDGARYACRLNDGPPVNRHKPSVDVMFRSVAENVGSNAIGVMLTGMGADGAKAMLEMREAGATNIVQDEASSIVWGMPGEAYKLGAAHHVLSLEKIAEKILALVD
- a CDS encoding methyl-accepting chemotaxis protein — its product is MLHLHDCIDQEASYFRAELEQLKSMLADAVNTMSNSFNSLVGLTSGQSSIVCSLVTDLEGSTDKGRGSLNFSSFAQETDDVLQFFIDHILQISKQSMEMVGVINDVGGHMAHVEKLLGDVQRIADQTNLLALNAAIEAARAGEAGRGFAVVAGEVRNLSKNSDKFSEEIKLVVKASKDNIRNAQAMIESMASKDMNVAISSKASINKMMADIAVINANITSNVGEISQLTNKIEASVGNAVRGLQFEDMARQLIEYLQFNLQHFDSLSDEVSIGLGAFKTGSDSSWRDQLLQGTNRLKIMKQQWQVRKSNIVSQSSMDEGDVDLF
- a CDS encoding STAS domain-containing protein, with the translated sequence MGIEAKVDAGVLSIRINGRFDFGVHNEFREATKFVDSGIKLVEVDLNGTDYLDSSALGMLLVLRDKVAGDKSAIRIKNSRTEVKKILEIANFDKLFTLS
- a CDS encoding AI-2E family transporter; this translates as MNQQTDFSGSDFIRNFFQRFLPNSQVVSLAIVLLGGFLLIYGLLDLLMPVFVAIVLAYLLEGLVVKAEQRQMGRLISVHLVFFAFMAVLGFVLFVLVPMVSEQTVQLVQHIPEIVSRAQLEIMRFPERHPELISDARVREIMYSIQKDLLKYGQDLISGSAQSFVGLVAVIVYLFLVPLMVFFFLKDKQVLLGWFVQFLPKDTSLSLRVWHEVDRQIANYVRGKFLEVFILWAISFTVFWWLGLNYAMLLAVLMGLSVVIPYVGATLVTFPVLAVAYVQWGVGGGDQFMYVFIAYSVIQALDGVILVPLLFSEAVNLHPIAIIVAILFFGGLWGFWGVFFAIPLATLVKAVLTAWPKLDIERISA